The Candidatus Lernaella stagnicola sequence AACCGTAGCTTCCTTTCGCGTCAAACAGAATCCTAACCAGTTGGTTTCATTGCCCTACGCGCTTGCCACAAGGTTGCGATTCTGTCATTCTGGCGCGGCTTTTCGCCGATAGCCCATGAAGGAGACCGGCTCGTGAATGCATTCGTGTTTCAGGTCTTAGCGACGATTTCCCAGGCCTCTCCCACTCCGGCCGCCAGTCCCATTCCGGGGGATGTGACGCCCGCGCTTACCGCCACCCCCCTGGCCACACCCTTGGCCGAAGCGGTTACGCCACTGAGCGAAGCGGTAGCGGATCCTGGTTTCGCCGTGCGCCTGCTTGAGTTCATCGTCAAAGGCGGACCGGTGATGATTCCCATGATCCTGTTGGCCTTTGTGGTCATCGTGTTGATTGTGGAGCGTTACCTCTACCTGCGCCAAATCAACAAGGGCAGCACGCAGTTCTCGGTCGATTTTTTCCGCCTGTGGGACGCGGGTAATCGCGTCGACGCCCACACGCTGGCCAAAAAGCATGACGGCGCAATCGCACGGATGATGGCCGGAGCTCTGGGGTCGCTGGAACGCGGTAAACAGGCCATTCGTGAAG is a genomic window containing:
- a CDS encoding MotA/TolQ/ExbB proton channel family protein, with the translated sequence MNAFVFQVLATISQASPTPAASPIPGDVTPALTATPLATPLAEAVTPLSEAVADPGFAVRLLEFIVKGGPVMIPMILLAFVVIVLIVERYLYLRQINKGSTQFSVDFFRLWDAGNRVDAHTLAKKHDGAIARMMAGALGSLERGKQAIREAMQEQALDEMPALNRFMSAIGTIGTIMPIMGLLGTVTGMIKTFEVITVKGTGDPKALAGGISEALITTQTGLIFAIPILLFHTFLAARIDRYLNEMEKNATRLLAGLKDQGNNGA